The genomic stretch TGTGAGGATTGAAGTCACACACCGAGGAGATGAACGCCGTAAGCACAGAATTTCTGGCTTGTCAGTGAAACCTACTAAAGAATTGAGGTAGGGTTGCTCTCCTTTGCCTTTCTGTTCAACAAAATATCCTAGCCTCTCTGTTTTAGAGATATGGTGCCATAAATTCTTTCATAAGCACTTTTCCTAACGAAATGTCACTTGGGTACTTAACATATCAGTTTTAAATCACCGACTGGAGCTACAAAGACTGTCATTGGTTACTTCAAAGAAAGATACAATCTGGAACTGAAGTTCAATTATCTCCCATGCCTCAATGTTGGCAGTGAGCAGAAGCCAGTCTATCTTCCTATAGAGGTTGGTAATTATGGCCTTCTCAATTTCAACATGATTTCTTTTGCGTCTATACTCTGCTGCTATTTCCGAATGTCAAATTGAGTTTCAGGTTTGTAAGATAGTTCCCAGACAGCGTTACCAGAAGAAGCTGGATGGCAGTCAGGTTTCTATTCTAAGGGAATCAACCTGTCAGTTCCAGCCAGAACCCAAGAAATCCATTCCTCAGGTTCATGATCTCACTGCACTTTGTGAACTATTATCAAAGATACCTTTAGTTATATGGACCTAACTTCCACTTTTCTTAGGTTGCGGAGCGCAAGCAGTACAACAGCACCAAACGTGCTAATGAATTTGCCATAGCTGTTGATGACAATCTTACTATAGTTAATGCTAGAGTTCTGCTGCCTCCAAATGTACTCCTACTTCCATAAGTTCTGATGTATTATTTTTAGGTATAAAGCAGTTTGTGATTGCCTTATGTGCTCTTGTTTTGTTGGTGTTGTAGCTGAAGTACCATGATTCTGGATCTCAGAAAACATGGTTTCCAACGAATGGGATCTGGAACATGAAAGACAAGGTATGTCATGAGCTGCTAAACCAGTCTTAATGTTAGAGGTTCAATGAAGTTCCACTTTAAGAACCTTTTCCAGTACTGTAGTTTACTTTCTATTATGTTCTTTTAGTGCAGTAATACTAATACATCAAGAAAAGTTTTGCTTTAACTTCCCATGGAATTTTGATTAAACATGTATTTATTCTTAATCTGTAACCGTTGtttaaatatttctttttttcgaaaGACCGTTGTTTAAATATTTCATTTGGTTTGTTTGCAGAAAGTAGTAAATGGTGCCAAGATCAGCAACTGGGCATGTGTAAACTTCTGTGAAGATTTATCCAAGAATGTTGTTGAGCAGTTTTGCTTTAAGCTGGCTGAAATGTCTCGTATTATTGGAGTGGTAATATATTATTTTCGTCATCCCCTTTGACTCTATCTCAGTACAAGCTGTCCAAACAGTATTCCCAGATTACCACGTTCACTTTGATTTCAGGACTTAGCTGATTTGAAGCTCCCAATATTCACTGCGCGTCCAGATCAAGTTGAAGATGATATCCGTACATGCTATCAGAAGGTGCAGAACAAGCTGAGGGATCAGAAGATTGACCTGCTGCTTGCTATACTGCCAGATGAAAATGGCAGCTTATATGGTAATGTTATGATAGGAGACATAATTTCTTCACTTCTGTTACATATATGTCATGCCTGATGTTACTTCTAACCACAGGAAATGTTAAAAGGATCTGTGAGACAGATATTGGTCTCTTGTCACAGTGTTGTCGAAGGTCAAACGTCTTCACGAAAAGTAACCAGATATTGGCAAACATTGCTATTAAGATCAATGCCAAGGTAAACCTCAGCTTCGCTTCTTCATGTATTGTTTCAAAATGCTGTCTGATCAAcatgatatgatatgatatgatatgatatgatatgatatgatatgatatgatatgatGCATCCATTGTCTTGACAGGCCGGAGGAAGGAACTCAGTATTCAATGATGCACAGAAGAGTTTGCCAGTTGTTTCAAACAAGCCAACGATTATATTTGGTGCTCATGTTACTCATCCTTCCACTGTAGATGATTCTGCTCCTTCCATTGCTTctgtaagattttcttttgtttggaaAACAGATAAATACCTTCTCCAGTTTGATCTCATTAAATTAACAGATACTTCCTGAGGTTCTTTTAGGTCGTTGCGTCCCAAGACTGGCATGAGGTGGCCAAGTATAATGGTGTTGTTCGCTCACAAGGTCGTGAAGATATCATCAGTGGCCTTGAAGACATTGTCAAGTAAGGCCTTCACTCTATGTTGCTATTTGAAACATGCATGCCACCACATAGGGTTgcattttaatttattaaacTTTTGAAGGGAGCTCCTTCGTGCATTTGGAAAGGAGTCCAACAAGAAGCCCCAGCAGTTGATATTCTACAGGTTCAGATCTTTCAGCTGTTCTGTGATGTGCTCTTTTGACAATCCTCCCATGAAAATTGACAGTTGGTTACTTTTCTCTATGTTTTGTTTTGTATTTGATTGCTAGGGATGGCATATGTGAGAGCCAGTCCAAACAGGTTTTGGAAAAAGAAATCCCAGAGATAGAAAAGGTAGGCATGATTTGAGAGCAGATAATTCTTGCCAATATCATGTTTGATAGAACATTTAGTAACAACCATTGCTTCTTCAGGCTTGGAAAGCGCTGTATGATAATGAGAAGCCACAAGTCACCTTCATTGTAGTGCAGAAGAGGCATAGCCTAAGGCTGTTCCCCAACGACAACAAATATAAGCACCATGTTGCTAAGAAGAAAAGTGTTGAGCCTGGTTAGAACTTAGAACCACGAGCTTATTTGCAGTAGTTACTTTGGTATCCTGTTTCATCAGTCATCTTGATCGCATCTTTCTGAAATAATTTGCAGGTACAGTGGTTGATAGTGAGATCTGTCACCCAGCAGAGTTTGATTTCTTCCTTTGCAGCCATCTTGAGACCAAAGTAAGATGTCTACAACATCACAGTTAACTTGAACTGTCTTCTTGTCGATTTATTCTAAAGTTTTATTGGGTGATTATGGGTGGCAATGCAGGGGCCAAGCCGTCCTGTGCAGTACCTTGTGCTGCGAGATGACAACAACTTCACAGCAGATGAACTGCAGGCTCTGACGAATAACCTGTGCTACACGTAAGCATGCTGTTACTAGCCAGTCTCCATTTTGCGGTTTGCACTGTTTAGGTGAATGACAGTTtgtcctgtttttttttttcttgtcagtTATGCAAGCTGCACTCAGTCAGTGTCGATCGGTATGTCATTCTTCTCTGCATTTTCTGATAGTTTGGTTTAAACGAACTTGCCAAATATTTTTCCTGCTTAAGCATGGTATCTAGTGAAGAATAACATTCAGACTCGAGTTGCATAGTTCATAAAACTGGAAAAATTCTGGGTGAATCCATAACGTACATCCATGCATAGATGGAGAAGCACAAGGATATATCTGCATCAGTCAGAAATTTCAATAAAATGTCACTACCACAATTTTGCCCTGTGCATGGAAGGGGATTTTAACGTGATGCTGCACTGATTGTTTGGAATTGCAGCTCCTCCTGCTTACTACGCCCACAAGCTCGCGCAACGCGCCCACTTGTACCTCGCTCAAGGTtccggcgcggcgacggcggcgagctcctCCAGTAGCGCAGCTGCTACAGCCGGTGGTCCAAAGCAACTTCCAGAGATAAAAGATGAGCTGAAGAGGTCCATGTTCTACTGCTAGTCCTCCGCCTCCTGAATGGACGACGCTTTGCTGAAAGCACTGAGTGTAGTCCGAGTGAGATCTGGAGACTGACTGACATCTGCAGTAGCTCTGCTCTGTTGCTCTTTTTCAGTAGACTCGAAATGGATGGATGTTTTTGTTTGAGAGTTTATTACGCGAACAGTCTGGTGTTTCCAGTGaccaggatgtatgtttgtggAAGTCTTTTGTTGGATTAGCGTTTCCAGTAAAATTCAGAACGAATGAGGTTTTCATTCATCTGTCGTGGTCTGGTGGGGTGGcagtttcttcttcctctacgGTCGGTCGGTCCGGCCTCTAGTGCTGGTGGGAATGATGCTGCCCCATCAAGTTACCAAATCAGAATTGTTATCGCCACCACAG from Setaria italica strain Yugu1 chromosome II, Setaria_italica_v2.0, whole genome shotgun sequence encodes the following:
- the LOC101784256 gene encoding protein argonaute 18, which encodes MAGGGGRRGGRGRRRGKSNPSGAEEGNCNGHHHDDRGDAGLPGEGGGGGDNEVCRNGVGNHHDGGGVGADCFGDDRGRADPSKPADLRQAKPPLAASDDEPEDPAALLLEEFEALSIHVRRAEPVLPPRPGYGAAGTPCVVRANRFLARLVDEGLHHYDVTIWPEPTPKGGYREVMSKLVSENQRTELGGRFPVYDGRDSLFTAGALPFDSKEFEVTLSASVEKRRTRGRMYKVVIKHAAAISLVQLRMLLAGYPTDIPAQALQVLDIVLSDVVFNERNDMEYSMVGALGVEGWKGLYQSIRPMQNSLSVLVDVSSSVFIQPLLLIDFVEKRLKIDVSNRKLTKPEYAKLLKAVRSVRIEVTHRGDERRKHRISGLSVKPTKELSFKSPTGATKTVIGYFKERYNLELKFNYLPCLNVGSEQKPVYLPIEVCKIVPRQRYQKKLDGSQVSILRESTCQFQPEPKKSIPQVAERKQYNSTKRANEFAIAVDDNLTIVNARVLLPPNLKYHDSGSQKTWFPTNGIWNMKDKKVVNGAKISNWACVNFCEDLSKNVVEQFCFKLAEMSRIIGVDLADLKLPIFTARPDQVEDDIRTCYQKVQNKLRDQKIDLLLAILPDENGSLYGNVKRICETDIGLLSQCCRRSNVFTKSNQILANIAIKINAKAGGRNSVFNDAQKSLPVVSNKPTIIFGAHVTHPSTVDDSAPSIASVVASQDWHEVAKYNGVVRSQGREDIISGLEDIVKELLRAFGKESNKKPQQLIFYRDGICESQSKQVLEKEIPEIEKAWKALYDNEKPQVTFIVVQKRHSLRLFPNDNKYKHHVAKKKSVEPGTVVDSEICHPAEFDFFLCSHLETKGPSRPVQYLVLRDDNNFTADELQALTNNLCYTYASCTQSVSIAPPAYYAHKLAQRAHLYLAQGSGAATAASSSSSAAATAGGPKQLPEIKDELKRSMFYC